DNA from Hwangdonia lutea:
TCTAAAGTACCAGACTTTATTTTTAAAGTAAGTACTTTTTCATCGTCATTATGAGGCGTAACTTCTGCAGGAAGCTCATCAAATACCAAATGACTTTGGGTATGGGTTTTAATTTTAATAGTCCCTGCTTTTAATAAAGAGACTACAGGTGCGTGATCTTTTAACATCTCAAACTCACCATTAACTCCCGGAACAACAACAGAATCAACTTCACTACTAAATAAAGTGGCTTCGGGTGATACAATTTCTAAATACATAGTTTTTCAGTATTCAGTATTCAGTATTCAGTATTCAGTTGCTTACTGCCAACTGCTTACTGATGACTGCCTACTAGTTTATGCTTCAGCTAACATTTTCTCTCCAGCTTCAATAGCTTCTTCAATGGTTCCTTTAAGGTTAAACGCGGCTTCTGGCAAGTGGTCTAATTCACCATCCATAATCATGTTAAACCCTTTAATGGTTTCCTTAATATCTACCAATACTCCAGGAATACCTGTAAACTGCTCTGCTACATGGAACGGTTGCGATAAGAAACGTTGTACACGTCTAGCTCTACCTACAGCCATTTTATCTTCTTCAGACAATTCTTCCATACCAAGAATGGCAATAATATCTTGTAATTCTTTATAGCGTTGTAATAACTCTTTTACACGTTGTGCACAATCGTAATGCTCGTTACCTAATATATCAGCCGTAAGAATTCTTGATGTAGAATCTAACGGATCTACCGCAGGGTAAATACCTAACTCGGCAATTTTACGAGATAGTACAGTTGTAGCATCTAAGTGGGCAAAGGTTGTAGCAGGCGCAGGATCGGTTAAATCATCCGCAGGTACGTAAACCGCTTGTACCGATGTAATAGAACCTCTTTTTGTTGATGTAATACGCTCTTGCATCGCTCCCATTTCTGTGGCTAATGTTGGTTGGTAACCTACCGCAGAAGGCATACGCCCTAATAGTGCAGATACCTCAGAACCAGCTTGTGTAAAACGGAAGATATTATCGACAAAGAAAAGTACATCTTTCCCTTGGCCTTCACCAGCACCATCACGGAAATACTCAGCAATGGTTAATCCTGAAAGTGCCACACGAGCACGTGCTCCAGGTGGCTCATTCATCTGTCCGAATACAAACGTTGCTTTAGAATCTAGCATCGCTTTTTTATCAACCTTAGATAAATCCCATCCGCCTTCTTCCATAGAATGCATAAAATCATCACCGTAACGGATAATGCCTGATTCTAACATTTCACGAAGTAAATCATTTCCTTCACGAGTTCTTTCCCCTACTCCTGCGAATACTGAAAGTCCACCGTGTCCTTTTGCAATATTGTTAATCAACTCCTGAATCAATACCGTTTTACCTACTCCGGCACCACCAAATAAACCAATTTTACCACCTTTTGCATAAGGCTCAATTAAATCGATTACTTTAATACCTGTAAATAAAACTTCAGTAGAGGTTGATAAATCTTCAAATTTTGGTGCCTCTCTGTGAATTGGCAAACCAGCTTCTCCAGCTTTAGGCAAATCTCCAAGGCCATCAATTGCATCTCCAATTACATTAAATAAACGACCATAAACAGCATCACCAATTGGCATTTGAATAGGTGCACCAGTAGCAGTAACCTCTGTTCCTCTACTTAACCCATCCGAAGAATCCATGGCAATGGTACGCACGGTATCTTCACCAATGTGAGACTGTACTTCTAGTACTAAAATAGAATCGTCGGTTTTTTTAATTTCTAATGAATCATAAATTTTTGGAAGTTCAGTACCCGCTTCGAATTCAACATCGATAACCGGACCTACTATCTGTGCAACTTTACCTGTAACTTTAGACATTACTTATGTGTTTAATATTATGCGTTTTAATTCTATGAAAACACTCTGAGTTTTCGCGTGCAAAGATATATTTTTTAATTTAGAATGAAAGCCGTTTTTGAAGCTTTTTTATATAAAAAAACACCTTCTTCCGAAGCATTGGAAGAAGGTGTTTTAAGAATGTCTTATTTTTTTATTGTTTATTGCAGCGTTGGTGCATAGTTTGTTGGATAGGTTCCAATATCTACTAAATTACCGGAAGCTTCAAAATTAGTTCCGTATGTCGCATCAATTGCTTTCATAAACTCATTGGCTGCCATAGCATAACCCCTTGATGTTAAATGAACCCCGTCTAAGGAAAAAGCGCCCCCCGTTACTAAATTAGAAGTTAATATAAAATTTCCGGAAGGAATTCCTGTAGTGTTTAACTGCGATAATAAAGCATTAGCATCAACAAAAGCTAGTCCTGCGCCATTTGCAACAGCTTCAATGGTTGCATTAAATACATCGGTGGCTGCTTTAATTTCTGCTTGCTCTTCTGGGGTTAATACCCATTTATCCTCTAAAGGCACAGCAACACCATTAACCGTTAAAGGATTGCCCGGTACCGCAAGTGTACCTATAAAAGACGATGCTGGTAGTACTAATAAATCGTCCGCCGTAGCTTGCCTCATACTTACCAATGCAGGATTTATAGCTGTTAAATCTGTTAAATCTTCATCTATAATTACAACAGCGTTACCTTCACCTTCCGCAAAACTAATGGTTCTTTTAGCAATTTCAGCATCAGCTTGTTCTTGAGTAAGCGGCGTATTTGCAACTAGAAATGCAAATGCCTGTTGAATACCACCATTATATGCAGCATAAGCTTGATTTACCGCACCCGCCGTTGCAGCATCTAAGGGTACAGGATTATGTGGTACCGTTGTAAAATGTGGAATATCTGTAACATAAGGAATATTGGCGACAATACCTTTGGCTCCACCAGATGTTAAGGTTGCAATTAAAGCCGCATAAGTATTGTTGAAACCAACTCCTGGAGGTCCATCTGCCGGTGTGATAGGGTTTGAACCATCACCTCCTGAAATCGCATAACCAAGTACGTCGTTATTGCCTATCCATAGTGAAAAGAAGGTTGGCGATTGCGCCATGGCTAATTCCAATACGCTGGCATTGGGTGTAGCTCCGGTCATTCTAACAAAATAGGGGTTAGCAAGTCCTAAGGACACATTCGCTAAATTACCATATCCCGGTGCTAATAAATGAAAGCTTTTTGCACCTGGAACTCCCATATTATTAAAAGGCCCCGTTGGATTATTTAAAGCGATATCGGTGGTTACAGTAACAGGTCCTATAACAGATTCTAAAGGTAAAGGAGCGCTACCGGTTGTTACCAATCTTGGATCAAATCCAGGAATTCTATTTCCAGCAACGGCTAATCCTCCAAAATTATCGTTCATTAGAGGTTGTGTAAAACTACCGCCGCCTAACATCGCTAGCTTTTGAGACAGGATATTTGGAAGCGAATTTTCTTGAGAAGCTATAAACAATGCGTTGTCTGAAAATCCTGCTGTTAAGGAGTTTCCTAATGCCACATAAGTAGAAAAATCTGCAGAACCATTAGCCAATTGTGGCAATTCCTGTTCTACTTTTGGTTCTATGCTCGTGCCTTTAAGTACGTCTTCTGGTTCATTACATGCCACAAGAACTGCAAGTGCACATAAGAAGGATAAGTATTTTATATTTTTCATTTTCAATGTCGTTTTATAGGTTATTAATAGTCCAAGAGATATAATACATAGATCCTATGTTTCCGGTACCAAACGCTGTAAAGTACTCATCTCCTAAAAGATTAGTTGCGCCTGCTTTAAACGTTGATTTAAAACTAGGAACTTTAAGATTGATTTGAGCATCAACAACGTGGAATTCTGGCACTAAGCCATTTCCAAATGTGGCCTCCCAAAAATAATCATCACTGTATCTATATGCGACGTTAAACCCGAAATTCTTAAACAATTCTGTATTTCCAAAAGACGCTTTAAACTTGTGTTCCGGCGTATTAAAGTTTGTGGTGAAATCAGGGAATTTATTACTGTCGAAATCTAATTTTGCATAGGTATAACTTCCGCTTAAATCAAAATTACCAAACAGTTTGGTTGATAATCCAATAGATGCGCCATAAGAGTTTACATCGGCAGGAGAGTTTGTATAGGTGCTCCATGCTTGGTAATCATCGTTAGCTATTGCAGCTACTGACAATGAATTATCGCCTGCAGTTCCATAAAAAGGAGAAATCACAACTTCTTGAGAAATAAAATCTTTGTACTTATTGTAATATGCACTAAAATCTACTGTAATGCCTTCAAACTTACCACGGTAACCTACTTCTGCAGATGATACCTGTTCTGGTTTTATGATGTCCGGATTTGCTACTTCAAGTACAGCAGGGTTTCCTGTATCGGCCAATTCCAATACAGAGCTAGCTGTGTATGAATTTTCATAAGCTACACGACCTGTTTGTGTTACTGAGGTACCTTGGCCTAAAGCTTGTCCTTCATCACTTATATCAAAAGTTCGAACATACCTATCTAAATTGCTTGGAGCAGACCCCACTAAAATAGCTCTACCGG
Protein-coding regions in this window:
- the atpD gene encoding F0F1 ATP synthase subunit beta → MSKVTGKVAQIVGPVIDVEFEAGTELPKIYDSLEIKKTDDSILVLEVQSHIGEDTVRTIAMDSSDGLSRGTEVTATGAPIQMPIGDAVYGRLFNVIGDAIDGLGDLPKAGEAGLPIHREAPKFEDLSTSTEVLFTGIKVIDLIEPYAKGGKIGLFGGAGVGKTVLIQELINNIAKGHGGLSVFAGVGERTREGNDLLREMLESGIIRYGDDFMHSMEEGGWDLSKVDKKAMLDSKATFVFGQMNEPPGARARVALSGLTIAEYFRDGAGEGQGKDVLFFVDNIFRFTQAGSEVSALLGRMPSAVGYQPTLATEMGAMQERITSTKRGSITSVQAVYVPADDLTDPAPATTFAHLDATTVLSRKIAELGIYPAVDPLDSTSRILTADILGNEHYDCAQRVKELLQRYKELQDIIAILGMEELSEEDKMAVGRARRVQRFLSQPFHVAEQFTGIPGVLVDIKETIKGFNMIMDGELDHLPEAAFNLKGTIEEAIEAGEKMLAEA
- a CDS encoding G-D-S-L family lipolytic protein, whose amino-acid sequence is MKNIKYLSFLCALAVLVACNEPEDVLKGTSIEPKVEQELPQLANGSADFSTYVALGNSLTAGFSDNALFIASQENSLPNILSQKLAMLGGGSFTQPLMNDNFGGLAVAGNRIPGFDPRLVTTGSAPLPLESVIGPVTVTTDIALNNPTGPFNNMGVPGAKSFHLLAPGYGNLANVSLGLANPYFVRMTGATPNASVLELAMAQSPTFFSLWIGNNDVLGYAISGGDGSNPITPADGPPGVGFNNTYAALIATLTSGGAKGIVANIPYVTDIPHFTTVPHNPVPLDAATAGAVNQAYAAYNGGIQQAFAFLVANTPLTQEQADAEIAKRTISFAEGEGNAVVIIDEDLTDLTAINPALVSMRQATADDLLVLPASSFIGTLAVPGNPLTVNGVAVPLEDKWVLTPEEQAEIKAATDVFNATIEAVANGAGLAFVDANALLSQLNTTGIPSGNFILTSNLVTGGAFSLDGVHLTSRGYAMAANEFMKAIDATYGTNFEASGNLVDIGTYPTNYAPTLQ
- a CDS encoding F0F1 ATP synthase subunit epsilon, yielding MYLEIVSPEATLFSSEVDSVVVPGVNGEFEMLKDHAPVVSLLKAGTIKIKTHTQSHLVFDELPAEVTPHNDDEKVLTLKIKSGTLEMKDNKVIVLAD